A single region of the Glycine max cultivar Williams 82 chromosome 20, Glycine_max_v4.0, whole genome shotgun sequence genome encodes:
- the LOC100807194 gene encoding 3-ketoacyl-CoA thiolase 2, peroxisomal isoform X1: protein MEKAISRQKILLHHLNPSSSTHVNESSSLYASACVAGDSAAYQRTSTFRDDVVIVAAYRTAHCKGKRGGFKDTLPDDLLAPVLKAVIERTNVNPSEVGDIVVGSVLAPGAQRASECRMAAFYAGFPETVPVRTVNRQCSSGLQAVADVAAAIRAGFYDIGIGAGLESMTTNPMGWDGSVNPKVKMFEQAQNCLLPMGITSENVAQRFGVSRKEQDQAAVESHRRAAAATASGKFKDEIVPVTTKIVDPKTGEEKSVTISVDDGIRPGTTVSDLGRLKPVFKKDGSTTAGNSSQVSDGAAAVLLMKRSVALQKGLPILGVFRTFAAVGVDPAIMGVGPAAAIPVAVKAAGLELDDIDLFEINEAFASQFVYCRNNLGLDPEKINVNGGAMAIGHPLGSTGARCVATLLHEMKKRGRDCRFGVISMCIGTGMGAAAVFESGDCADELCNARKVDDLLLSKDAR from the exons ATGGAGAAAGCGATCAGCAGACAGAAGATTTTGCTTCATCATCTCAACCCTTCATCGTCTACCCACGTCAACGAATCATCCTCCCTCTAT GCTTCAGCATGTGTGGCGGGGGACAGCGCTGCTTATCAAAGGACATCGACATTCAGGGATGATGTTGTGATCGTGGC TGCTTATCGGACTGCTCATTGCAAAGGTAAACGTGGTGGTTTCAAAGATACTCTTCCTGATGATCTACTGGCTCCTGTTTTGAAG GCTGTAATTGAGAGAACCAATGTGAACCCCAGCGAAGTTGGGGATATTGTCGTAGGGAGTGTATTGGCTCCTGGAGCTCAAAGAGCTAGTGAATGCCGAATGGCTGCATTTTATGCTGGTTTTCCTG AAACTGTGCCTGTTAGGACTGTTAATAGGCAATGTTCATCTGGGCTCCAGGCTGTTGCTGATGTAGCTGCTGCTATAAGGGCTGGGTTCTATGACATTG gtATTGGTGCCGGTTTGGAATCTATGACAACTAATCCAATGGGATGGGATGGATCAGTGAATCCTAAG GTAAAAATGTTTGAACAAGCACAAAACTGCCTTCTTCCTATGGGAATTACCTCCGAAAATGTTGCACAGCGCTTTGGGGTTTCAAGGAAGGAACAAGACCAGGCCGCA GTTGAGTCTCACAGGCGAGCTGCCGCAGCTACTGCTTCTGGTAAATTTAAAGATGAAATTGTCCCAGTTACCACTAAG ATTGTGGACCCAAAAACTGGTGAGGAGAAATCTGTCACCATTTCTGTTGATGATGGAATTCGACCTGGCACAACAGTGTCTGATCTAGGAAGGCTCAAACCTGTGTTCAAGAAAGACGGAAGCACTACTGCTG GTAATTCTAGTCAGGTGAGTGATGGTGCTGCAGCTGTTCTGCTGATGAAAAGAAGTGTTGCGTTGCAAAAGGGGCTACCCATTCTTGGTGTATTCAG GACTTTCGCAGCAGTTGGTGTTGATCCTGCCATAATGGGTGTTGGTCCTGCTGCTGCAATTCCTGTTGCTGTTAAGGCTGCAGGTCTAGAGCTTGATGATATTgatctttttgaaataaatgag GCATTTGCTTCCCAGTTCGTATATTGTCGTAACAATCTAGGGCTTGATCCAGAAAAGATCAATGTTAATGGAGGTGCAATGGCAATTGGACATCCTCTGGGTTCAACAG gtGCTCGATGTGTTGCAACGCTGTTGCATGAAATGAAGAAACGTGGCAGGGACTGTCGATTTGGAGTTATATCTATGTGCATAG GTACTGGAATGGGGGCAGCTGCTGTTTTTGAGAGTGGTGATTGTGCTGATGAGCTATGCAATGCCCGGAAAGTGGATGATCTTCTTTTATCCAAGGATGCTCGCTAG
- the LOC100807194 gene encoding 3-ketoacyl-CoA thiolase 2, peroxisomal isoform X2: protein MEKAISRQKILLHHLNPSSSTHVNESSSLYASACVAGDSAAYQRTSTFRDDVVIVAAYRTAHCKGKRGGFKDTLPDDLLAPVLKAVIERTNVNPSEVGDIVVGSVLAPGAQRASECRMAAFYAGFPETVPVRTVNRQCSSGLQAVADVAAAIRAGFYDIGIGAGLESMTTNPMGWDGSVNPKVKMFEQAQNCLLPMGITSENVAQRFGVSRKEQDQAAVESHRRAAAATASGKFKDEIVPVTTKIVDPKTGEEKSVTISVDDGIRPGTTVSDLGRLKPVFKKDGSTTAGNSSQVSDGAAAVLLMKRSVALQKGLPILGVFRTFAAVGVDPAIMGVGPAAAIPVAVKAAGLELDDIDLFEINEAFASQFVYCRNNLGLDPEKINVNGGAMAIGHPLGSTGMWYGLDDWRRN from the exons ATGGAGAAAGCGATCAGCAGACAGAAGATTTTGCTTCATCATCTCAACCCTTCATCGTCTACCCACGTCAACGAATCATCCTCCCTCTAT GCTTCAGCATGTGTGGCGGGGGACAGCGCTGCTTATCAAAGGACATCGACATTCAGGGATGATGTTGTGATCGTGGC TGCTTATCGGACTGCTCATTGCAAAGGTAAACGTGGTGGTTTCAAAGATACTCTTCCTGATGATCTACTGGCTCCTGTTTTGAAG GCTGTAATTGAGAGAACCAATGTGAACCCCAGCGAAGTTGGGGATATTGTCGTAGGGAGTGTATTGGCTCCTGGAGCTCAAAGAGCTAGTGAATGCCGAATGGCTGCATTTTATGCTGGTTTTCCTG AAACTGTGCCTGTTAGGACTGTTAATAGGCAATGTTCATCTGGGCTCCAGGCTGTTGCTGATGTAGCTGCTGCTATAAGGGCTGGGTTCTATGACATTG gtATTGGTGCCGGTTTGGAATCTATGACAACTAATCCAATGGGATGGGATGGATCAGTGAATCCTAAG GTAAAAATGTTTGAACAAGCACAAAACTGCCTTCTTCCTATGGGAATTACCTCCGAAAATGTTGCACAGCGCTTTGGGGTTTCAAGGAAGGAACAAGACCAGGCCGCA GTTGAGTCTCACAGGCGAGCTGCCGCAGCTACTGCTTCTGGTAAATTTAAAGATGAAATTGTCCCAGTTACCACTAAG ATTGTGGACCCAAAAACTGGTGAGGAGAAATCTGTCACCATTTCTGTTGATGATGGAATTCGACCTGGCACAACAGTGTCTGATCTAGGAAGGCTCAAACCTGTGTTCAAGAAAGACGGAAGCACTACTGCTG GTAATTCTAGTCAGGTGAGTGATGGTGCTGCAGCTGTTCTGCTGATGAAAAGAAGTGTTGCGTTGCAAAAGGGGCTACCCATTCTTGGTGTATTCAG GACTTTCGCAGCAGTTGGTGTTGATCCTGCCATAATGGGTGTTGGTCCTGCTGCTGCAATTCCTGTTGCTGTTAAGGCTGCAGGTCTAGAGCTTGATGATATTgatctttttgaaataaatgag GCATTTGCTTCCCAGTTCGTATATTGTCGTAACAATCTAGGGCTTGATCCAGAAAAGATCAATGTTAATGGAGGTGCAATGGCAATTGGACATCCTCTGGGTTCAACAG GAATGTGGTACGGGTTGGACGATTGGCGTAGGAATTGA